A portion of the Micromonospora tarapacensis genome contains these proteins:
- the pafA gene encoding Pup--protein ligase, producing the protein MERRIFGLETEYGVTCTYRGQRRLSPDEVARYLFRRVVSWGRSSNVFLRNGARLYLDVGSHPEYATPECDSVVDLVAHDRAGERILEGLLIDAEKRLHDEGIAGEIYLFKNNTDSAGNSYGCHENYLVSRHGEFGRLADVLIPFLVTRQLICGAGKVLQTPRGAVYCLSQRAEHIWEGVSSATTRSRPIINTRDEPHADAERYRRLHVIVGDSNMNEVTTLLKVGTADIVLRMIEAGVVMRDLTLENPIRAIREVSHDITGRRKVRLASGKEVSALDIQQEYLAKATEFVERRGGDQTAKRVVELWGRVLRAVETGDLEPVSREIDWVTKLRLIERYQRKNDLPLSHPRVAQMDLAYHDLRRGRGLYALLERRREVDRVATDPEIFEAKETPPQTTRARLRGEFIRHAQEKRRDFTVDWVHLKLNDQAQRTVLCKDPFRAYDERVERLIASM; encoded by the coding sequence ATGGAACGGCGAATCTTCGGTCTGGAGACCGAGTACGGCGTCACCTGCACCTATCGCGGGCAGCGGCGGCTGTCCCCTGACGAGGTAGCCCGGTATCTCTTCCGCCGGGTGGTGTCCTGGGGGCGGTCCAGCAACGTCTTCCTGCGCAACGGCGCACGGCTCTACCTGGACGTCGGCTCGCATCCCGAGTACGCCACCCCGGAGTGCGACTCGGTGGTCGACCTGGTCGCTCACGACCGGGCCGGCGAGCGGATCCTGGAGGGGCTGCTCATCGACGCGGAGAAACGGCTGCACGACGAGGGCATCGCCGGCGAGATCTACCTCTTCAAGAACAACACCGACTCGGCGGGCAACTCGTACGGCTGCCACGAGAACTACCTGGTCTCCCGGCACGGGGAGTTCGGCCGGCTCGCCGACGTCCTGATCCCGTTCCTGGTCACCCGGCAGCTGATCTGTGGTGCGGGCAAGGTGCTGCAGACGCCGCGCGGCGCGGTCTACTGCCTGTCCCAGCGGGCGGAGCACATCTGGGAGGGCGTCTCCTCGGCGACCACCCGCAGTCGCCCGATCATCAACACCCGCGACGAGCCGCACGCCGACGCGGAGCGCTACCGCCGGCTGCACGTCATCGTCGGCGACTCCAACATGAACGAGGTCACCACGCTGCTGAAGGTCGGCACCGCCGACATCGTGCTGCGGATGATCGAGGCCGGCGTGGTGATGCGCGACCTGACCCTGGAGAACCCGATCCGGGCCATCCGCGAGGTGTCGCACGACATCACCGGCCGGCGCAAGGTGCGGCTGGCCTCGGGCAAGGAGGTCAGCGCCCTGGACATCCAGCAGGAGTACCTCGCCAAGGCGACCGAGTTCGTCGAGCGGCGCGGCGGCGACCAGACCGCCAAGCGGGTGGTCGAGTTGTGGGGCCGGGTGCTGCGGGCGGTGGAGACCGGCGACCTGGAGCCGGTTTCTCGGGAGATCGACTGGGTGACCAAGCTGCGGTTGATCGAGCGCTACCAGCGCAAGAACGACCTGCCGTTGTCGCATCCCCGGGTCGCGCAGATGGATCTGGCCTACCACGACCTGCGCCGGGGCCGGGGGCTGTACGCGCTGCTGGAACGGCGTAGGGAGGTGGACCGGGTGGCCACCGACCCGGAGATCTTCGAGGCCAAGGAGACGCCACCGCAGACCACCCGGGCCCGGCTGCGCGGTGAGTTCATCCGGCACGCGCAGGAGAAGCGACGCGACTTCACCGTCGACTGGGTGCACCTGAAGCTCAACGACCAGGCGCAGCGCACCGTGCTGTGCAAGGACCCGTTCCGGGCGTACGACGAGCGGGTGGAGCGGCTCATCGCCAGCATGTGA
- a CDS encoding DUF3866 family protein: protein MVRWRAGVVVRERRRWAGAVELDVRLADGAVLRALAYPALVGDPQAGDRVLLNAGALLMGLGTGGYALVVALPDRLPPDPPQALDSRDAGHLVKARYTPLQPILLGVDEEASPHREVLAGADDLAGLPVVTADLHSALPAILAGVRADASGARVAYLLTDGGALPAWFSRTLAGLRDELAGTISVGQAFGGDLEASTLHSGLLAARHVLDADVAVVAQGPGNLGTGTRWGFSGVAVGEAVNAVATLGGRPVGSLRISAADPRPRHRGVSHHSLTAYGRVALARAELVVPDGLDPALAAEVDAALAPLAGRHRVLRVDTTGLDEALRRSTVPLSTMGRGLDADHAYFLAAAAAGRHAAGLTQE from the coding sequence ATGGTGCGGTGGCGGGCTGGCGTGGTGGTGCGGGAGCGGCGACGGTGGGCCGGGGCGGTCGAGCTGGACGTGCGACTGGCCGACGGCGCCGTGCTGCGGGCGCTGGCCTATCCGGCGCTTGTCGGCGACCCCCAGGCCGGCGACCGGGTGCTGCTCAACGCCGGTGCGCTGCTGATGGGCCTGGGTACCGGCGGATACGCCCTGGTCGTGGCGCTGCCGGACCGGCTACCTCCGGACCCGCCGCAGGCCCTCGACTCCCGCGACGCGGGTCACCTGGTCAAGGCCCGCTACACCCCGTTGCAGCCGATCCTGCTCGGCGTCGACGAGGAGGCCTCGCCGCACCGCGAGGTGCTGGCCGGCGCCGACGACCTGGCCGGCCTGCCGGTGGTGACCGCCGACCTGCACTCCGCGCTGCCGGCGATCCTGGCCGGCGTCCGCGCCGACGCGTCGGGTGCCCGGGTGGCGTACCTGCTCACCGACGGCGGGGCGTTGCCCGCCTGGTTCTCCCGCACCCTGGCCGGGCTGCGCGACGAACTCGCGGGCACGATCAGTGTCGGGCAGGCGTTCGGCGGCGACCTGGAGGCGTCCACGCTGCACAGCGGGCTGCTCGCCGCCCGGCACGTGCTCGACGCGGATGTGGCGGTGGTGGCCCAGGGTCCGGGCAACCTCGGCACCGGCACCCGCTGGGGTTTCTCCGGCGTGGCCGTCGGCGAGGCGGTCAACGCCGTCGCCACCTTGGGCGGCCGGCCGGTCGGCTCGCTGCGGATCTCCGCCGCCGACCCGCGCCCGCGGCACCGTGGCGTGTCGCACCACAGCCTCACCGCGTACGGCCGGGTGGCGCTGGCCCGCGCGGAGCTGGTGGTGCCCGACGGCCTGGACCCGGCACTGGCCGCCGAGGTCGACGCGGCGCTGGCACCGCTCGCCGGACGGCACCGCGTGCTGCGGGTGGACACCACCGGACTGGACGAGGCGCTGCGCCGCAGCACGGTGCCGCTGTCGACGATGGGGCGCGGGCTGGACGCCGACCACGCCTACTTCCTGGCCGCCGCCGCGGCGGGCCGGCACGCCGCCGGTCTCACGCAAGAATGA
- a CDS encoding helix-turn-helix transcriptional regulator — protein sequence MSARPGSRTSADRLARLLNLVPYLLARPGIEIAEAAGDLGVTERQLREDLELLWVCGLPGYGPGDLIDMAFDGDRVTITYDAGIDRPLRLTPDEALALVVALRMLAETPGVANREAVERALAKIEDAAGDLVTAPVEVRLPGDTGRVEQLRAAVEGGRALRITYYTAARDETTERVIDPLRVLMVGGRTYVEAWCRRAEAVRLFRADRIDAVTELAEPAVVPPQARPQDLREGAFRPSADLPLITLRIGRGERWITEYYPCERVEADGERWVVSMRVADLGWARRFVLGLGPDVGVVAPAELAEQVRDTAVAALEAYARPVPAGAEPAAAGDRQ from the coding sequence GTGAGCGCGAGGCCCGGCTCCCGCACCTCCGCCGACCGGCTCGCCCGGCTGCTGAATCTGGTGCCATACCTGCTCGCCCGGCCGGGCATCGAGATCGCCGAGGCGGCCGGCGACCTGGGCGTCACCGAGCGGCAGTTGCGGGAGGACCTGGAACTGCTGTGGGTGTGCGGGCTGCCCGGGTACGGCCCGGGTGATCTGATCGACATGGCGTTCGACGGTGACCGGGTGACCATCACCTACGACGCCGGCATCGATCGGCCGCTGCGGCTCACCCCGGACGAGGCGCTCGCGCTGGTGGTGGCGTTGCGGATGCTGGCCGAGACACCCGGGGTGGCCAACCGGGAGGCCGTCGAGCGGGCTCTCGCGAAGATCGAGGACGCGGCCGGCGACCTGGTCACCGCCCCGGTGGAGGTGCGGCTGCCCGGCGACACCGGGCGGGTGGAGCAGCTGCGCGCCGCGGTCGAGGGTGGGCGGGCGCTGCGCATCACCTACTACACCGCCGCCCGGGACGAGACCACCGAGCGCGTCATCGACCCGCTGCGGGTGCTGATGGTCGGTGGCCGGACGTACGTGGAGGCGTGGTGCCGGCGGGCCGAGGCGGTGCGGCTGTTCCGCGCCGACCGCATCGACGCGGTCACCGAGCTGGCCGAGCCCGCCGTCGTGCCGCCGCAGGCCCGACCGCAGGACCTGCGCGAGGGGGCGTTCCGCCCCTCGGCCGACCTGCCGCTGATCACGTTGCGGATCGGTCGGGGCGAACGCTGGATCACCGAGTACTACCCGTGCGAGCGGGTCGAGGCCGACGGCGAGCGGTGGGTGGTCTCGATGCGGGTCGCCGATCTCGGCTGGGCCCGTCGGTTCGTGCTCGGGCTGGGTCCGGACGTGGGGGTCGTCGCCCCGGCGGAGCTGGCCGAGCAGGTCCGTGACACGGCGGTGGCGGCCCTGGAGGCGTACGCGAGGCCGGTGCCGGCCGGTGCTGAACCGGCGGCGGCGGGCGACAGGCAGTAG
- the tatA gene encoding Sec-independent protein translocase subunit TatA, whose protein sequence is MHVLKPWHIAVLVVVLILLFGAKRLPDAARSLGRSLRIIKAETKSLADDDRDLAGKADAQAGYQPYPPEQPTQQAQQQPYQGTVQQPVVDPVQRVREN, encoded by the coding sequence ATGCATGTCCTCAAGCCGTGGCACATCGCCGTACTCGTGGTCGTGCTGATCCTCCTCTTCGGCGCGAAGCGGCTCCCCGACGCGGCCCGTTCCCTGGGCCGCTCGCTGCGGATCATCAAGGCCGAGACCAAGAGCCTGGCCGACGACGACCGCGACCTCGCCGGCAAGGCCGACGCGCAGGCCGGCTACCAGCCGTACCCGCCGGAGCAGCCCACGCAGCAGGCGCAGCAGCAGCCTTACCAGGGCACCGTGCAGCAGCCGGTCGTCGACCCGGTGCAGCGCGTCCGCGAGAACTGA
- the tatC gene encoding twin-arginine translocase subunit TatC, whose amino-acid sequence MAFGLLKRGPTSFERAADGSMTLVEHVRELRNRLFKASLAILIGFGVGLWLAGPVRELLSQPYCQLPGSQLADGRCNFVQLGPADLFLLNLKIGLWVGLILAAPIWLYQLWAFIAPGLHRNERRYAYAFTALAAPLFAAGAVLAYFVAAKGLEFLLQISGDDINTTLDITRYISFITNLILMFGVAFEFPLIVLMLNFVGIASAKRLLSWWRVAVFVFFAFSAVVTPTPDPFGMTALAICLCALYFAAVGVAFLNDRRRGRGKEIYAGIDDDEVSPLEFDRERVEAGQPVDSVTPVDAPEPVVRPRPIERRYDDVT is encoded by the coding sequence GTGGCCTTCGGACTCCTCAAGCGCGGACCGACCAGTTTCGAGCGGGCCGCCGACGGCTCGATGACCCTCGTCGAGCACGTCCGCGAACTGCGTAACCGGCTCTTCAAGGCGTCGCTGGCCATCCTGATCGGCTTCGGCGTCGGCCTCTGGCTGGCCGGGCCGGTCCGCGAGCTGCTGTCGCAGCCGTACTGCCAGCTGCCCGGGAGTCAACTGGCCGACGGCCGGTGCAACTTCGTCCAGCTCGGTCCGGCAGACCTGTTTCTGCTCAACCTGAAGATCGGCCTCTGGGTCGGACTGATCCTCGCCGCACCGATCTGGCTCTACCAGCTCTGGGCCTTCATCGCGCCGGGCCTGCACCGCAACGAGCGGCGGTACGCCTACGCCTTCACCGCGCTGGCGGCGCCGTTGTTCGCCGCTGGCGCGGTGCTGGCGTACTTCGTGGCCGCGAAGGGGCTGGAGTTCCTGCTGCAGATCTCCGGCGACGACATCAACACGACCCTCGACATCACCCGTTACATATCGTTCATCACGAACCTGATTCTGATGTTCGGGGTGGCGTTCGAGTTTCCGCTGATCGTGCTGATGCTCAACTTCGTCGGCATCGCCAGCGCCAAGCGGCTGCTCAGCTGGTGGCGGGTCGCGGTCTTCGTCTTCTTCGCCTTCTCCGCGGTGGTGACCCCGACGCCGGACCCGTTCGGCATGACCGCGCTGGCGATCTGTCTCTGCGCGCTCTACTTCGCCGCGGTCGGGGTCGCGTTCCTCAACGACCGGCGCCGGGGACGCGGCAAGGAGATCTACGCTGGCATCGACGACGACGAGGTCTCCCCGCTGGAGTTCGACCGGGAGCGGGTCGAGGCGGGTCAACCGGTCGACTCGGTCACCCCGGTCGACGCCCCCGAGCCGGTGGTCCGGCCCAGGCCGATCGAGCGGCGCTACGACGACGTGACCTGA
- a CDS encoding HAD family hydrolase, with protein MPDHAEPTSAGPDADDRGPSRRPVKAVLFDFHGTLAQVEEPSQWVLAAAAACGGRLDRARATALADRLVTAGRAGGPLPARVPPHLAELWADRDLYEHAHRGAYTGLAGLVDAGIDGLAEALYERVLVPAGWVPYPDTRPTLAALRAAGVRVAVVSNVGFDIRPIFDAWGLAELVDAHVLSYEVGRCKPDPAIFWRACGLLGVDPEEALMVGDTPADAGAVAAGCAALILPAADPGRPNGLGSILDLLRSP; from the coding sequence GTGCCGGATCATGCCGAACCGACCAGCGCCGGGCCCGACGCCGACGATCGGGGGCCCTCGCGCCGGCCCGTGAAGGCGGTGCTGTTCGACTTCCACGGCACCCTCGCGCAGGTGGAGGAGCCCAGCCAGTGGGTGTTGGCCGCCGCGGCGGCGTGCGGCGGGCGGCTGGACCGGGCCCGCGCCACCGCCCTGGCCGACCGGCTGGTCACCGCGGGCCGCGCCGGTGGGCCGCTACCCGCCCGGGTGCCACCCCACCTGGCCGAGTTGTGGGCCGACCGGGATCTCTACGAGCACGCCCACCGGGGGGCGTACACCGGGCTGGCCGGCTTGGTCGACGCCGGCATCGACGGGCTCGCCGAGGCGCTCTACGAGCGGGTGCTGGTGCCGGCGGGCTGGGTACCCTACCCCGACACCCGGCCGACCCTGGCCGCGCTGCGTGCGGCCGGCGTTCGGGTGGCGGTGGTCAGCAACGTCGGCTTCGACATCCGGCCGATCTTCGATGCCTGGGGGCTCGCCGAGTTGGTCGACGCCCACGTCCTGTCGTACGAGGTGGGCCGCTGCAAGCCGGACCCGGCGATCTTCTGGCGGGCCTGCGGCCTGCTCGGCGTCGACCCGGAGGAGGCCCTGATGGTCGGGGACACCCCCGCCGATGCCGGCGCTGTCGCGGCCGGCTGCGCCGCCCTGATCCTGCCCGCCGCCGACCCCGGCCGCCCCAACGGCCTCGGCTCCATCCTCGACCTCCTCCGCTCCCCCTGA
- a CDS encoding DEAD/DEAH box helicase, producing MSSPAERYAAARRRAAQTSQFPALEEFTSDLGFDLDDFQRESCQALERGSGVLVCAPTGAGKTVVGEFAVHLALRGAPGQPAPADGARRKCFYTTPIKALSNQKYHDLVDRYGAAQVGLLTGDNAINGDAPVVVMTTEVLRNMLYAGSATLQGLAYVVMDEVHYLADRFRGGVWEEVIIHLPAAVTLVSLSATVSNAEEFADWLITVRGETTVVVSEHRPVPLWQHMLVGKRMFDLFHDAAAARKHDVHPELLRYTRETMRRLDLGEGRSAGPGAGRRGPRWRGPMRADIVDRLDREGLLPAILFIFSRAGCDAAVQQCLAAGLRLTSPEERAEIRRVVEARVTAIPGEDLSVLGYWEWLDGLERGLAAHHAGMLPAFKEVVEELFVRGLVKAVFATETLALGINMPARCVVLERLVKYNGEAHVDLTPGEYTQLTGRAGRRGIDVEGHAVVVWSPETDPRHVAGLASTRTYPLRSSFRPSYNMAVNLVGSVGADPARALLESSFAQFQADRSVVGLARQVQRNTETVEAYGAEADCHHGDFEEYFALRVAIADRERAIARQGQSQRRAAAVAALERLRIGDVIRVPSGRRAGLAVVLDPAAGGFSEPRPLVLTQDRWAGRISPGDFTTPAEVLARIRVPKHFNHRNPAARRDLAAQVSGTGLDRHSRRGARGRQAGEDDQLSQLRTELRRHPCHACPEREEHARWAERRRRLERDTEELRQRVAGRTGSLARTFDRIVALLTARGYLAAEGAVTDAGRMLGRIWTEADLLVAECLRRGVWDGLSPAELAAAVSVVVFEARRDVDERASLPRGAVAEAVDATLKLWSEIEADEASRGLAVTREPDLGFAWPIYRWARGDALAKVLASGHELDGEMPAGDFVRWARQVVDLLGQLADSGGATVELRATARQAIGAVNRGVLAYHSPA from the coding sequence ATGTCGAGCCCCGCCGAGCGGTACGCCGCGGCGCGCCGCCGGGCCGCCCAGACCTCACAGTTCCCGGCGTTGGAGGAATTCACCTCCGACCTGGGGTTCGACCTCGACGACTTCCAGCGGGAGTCGTGTCAGGCCCTGGAGCGGGGCAGCGGTGTGTTGGTGTGCGCGCCCACCGGGGCCGGTAAGACGGTGGTCGGTGAGTTCGCCGTACACCTGGCGCTGCGTGGCGCGCCCGGTCAGCCGGCGCCGGCGGACGGTGCCCGGCGCAAGTGCTTCTACACCACGCCGATCAAGGCGCTGTCGAACCAGAAGTACCACGACCTGGTGGACCGCTACGGCGCCGCGCAGGTGGGGCTGCTCACCGGCGACAACGCCATCAACGGCGACGCGCCGGTGGTGGTGATGACCACCGAGGTGCTGCGCAACATGCTCTACGCCGGCTCGGCCACCTTGCAGGGCCTGGCGTACGTGGTGATGGACGAGGTGCACTACCTGGCCGACCGGTTTCGCGGTGGGGTGTGGGAGGAGGTCATCATCCATCTGCCCGCCGCGGTCACCCTGGTGTCGCTGTCGGCGACCGTGTCCAACGCCGAGGAGTTCGCCGACTGGCTGATCACCGTGCGGGGCGAGACCACGGTGGTGGTCAGCGAGCACCGTCCGGTGCCGCTGTGGCAGCACATGCTGGTCGGCAAGCGGATGTTCGACCTGTTCCACGACGCCGCCGCTGCTCGTAAGCACGACGTGCACCCGGAGCTGCTGCGCTACACCCGGGAGACGATGCGTCGCCTCGACCTGGGCGAGGGACGCTCCGCCGGGCCGGGTGCCGGGCGGCGTGGCCCGCGCTGGCGGGGGCCGATGCGGGCGGACATCGTCGATCGACTGGACCGCGAGGGGCTGCTGCCGGCGATCCTGTTCATCTTCAGCCGGGCCGGTTGCGACGCGGCGGTGCAGCAGTGCCTGGCCGCCGGGCTGCGGCTCACCTCGCCCGAGGAGCGGGCGGAGATCCGCCGGGTGGTGGAGGCCAGGGTGACGGCGATCCCCGGCGAGGACCTGTCGGTGCTGGGCTACTGGGAGTGGCTCGACGGACTGGAGCGCGGGCTGGCGGCCCACCACGCCGGAATGCTGCCGGCCTTCAAGGAGGTGGTCGAGGAACTGTTCGTCCGTGGGCTGGTCAAGGCGGTCTTCGCCACCGAGACGCTCGCCCTCGGCATCAACATGCCGGCCCGCTGCGTGGTGCTGGAACGCCTGGTCAAATACAACGGCGAGGCGCACGTCGACCTGACGCCGGGGGAGTACACCCAGCTCACCGGGCGGGCCGGGCGGCGGGGCATCGACGTCGAGGGGCACGCCGTGGTGGTGTGGTCCCCCGAGACCGACCCGCGGCACGTGGCGGGGTTGGCCTCCACCCGCACCTACCCGCTGCGTTCCAGCTTCCGGCCGTCGTACAACATGGCGGTGAACCTGGTCGGCAGCGTCGGCGCGGATCCGGCCCGGGCGCTGCTCGAGTCGTCGTTCGCGCAGTTCCAGGCCGACCGGTCGGTGGTCGGCCTGGCCCGGCAGGTGCAGCGCAACACCGAGACGGTCGAGGCGTACGGCGCGGAGGCGGACTGCCACCACGGTGATTTCGAGGAGTACTTCGCCCTGCGTGTGGCCATCGCCGACCGGGAGCGGGCCATCGCCCGGCAGGGGCAGAGCCAGCGCCGGGCGGCGGCGGTGGCGGCCCTGGAGCGGCTGCGGATCGGCGACGTGATCCGGGTGCCGTCCGGGCGCCGCGCCGGTCTGGCGGTGGTGCTCGACCCGGCGGCCGGTGGCTTCAGCGAGCCACGCCCGCTCGTGCTCACCCAGGACCGGTGGGCCGGGCGGATCAGCCCCGGCGACTTCACCACCCCGGCCGAGGTGCTGGCGCGGATCCGGGTGCCGAAGCACTTCAACCATCGCAACCCGGCCGCCCGGCGCGACCTGGCGGCGCAGGTCAGCGGCACCGGCCTGGACCGGCACTCCCGCCGGGGCGCCCGGGGCCGGCAGGCGGGGGAGGACGACCAGCTGTCCCAGCTCCGGACCGAGTTGCGCCGCCACCCCTGCCATGCGTGTCCGGAGCGGGAGGAGCACGCCCGCTGGGCGGAGCGCCGCCGCCGGCTGGAGCGGGACACCGAGGAGCTGCGCCAGCGGGTCGCCGGCCGGACGGGATCGTTGGCACGCACCTTCGATCGGATCGTGGCGTTGCTCACCGCTCGCGGGTACCTCGCGGCGGAGGGCGCGGTGACCGACGCCGGGCGGATGTTGGGGCGGATCTGGACGGAGGCGGACCTGCTGGTGGCGGAGTGTCTGCGCCGCGGCGTCTGGGACGGGTTGTCGCCGGCCGAGTTGGCCGCGGCGGTCTCGGTGGTGGTCTTCGAGGCCCGCCGCGATGTCGACGAGCGGGCCTCGCTGCCGCGCGGCGCGGTCGCCGAGGCGGTCGACGCGACGCTGAAGTTGTGGAGCGAGATCGAGGCCGACGAGGCGTCGCGCGGACTGGCCGTCACCCGCGAGCCGGACCTGGGCTTCGCCTGGCCGATCTATCGATGGGCTCGCGGCGACGCGCTGGCGAAGGTGCTGGCCAGTGGCCATGAGCTCGATGGCGAGATGCCGGCCGGCGACTTCGTCCGGTGGGCCCGGCAGGTGGTGGACCTGCTCGGTCAACTGGCCGACTCCGGTGGCGCCACGGTCGAGTTGCGGGCCACCGCACGGCAGGCGATCGGTGCCGTCAACCGGGGCGTCCTGGCCTACCACTCGCCGGCCTGA
- a CDS encoding MHYT domain-containing protein, with protein sequence MADINHFEYGWITPALSYALSVLGSILGLICAGRIRTATSTGQKVWWGTLAAWALGGTAIWTMHFMAMLGFAVTGSRIRYDVPITVASALIAVLAVGIGLTIVGTGRLSAVRIGAGGLFTGAGVAAMHYSGMAAMRLDGRLLYDNFRVGLSVLIAVVAATVALWLAVTVRRGSAIFASALVMGVAVNGMHFTGMSALSVHLHEQRGEVTGAGVGTLLIPIVLLVIFGVVGLVYALLAAPTDEDRAAVAYLDARQTPASSGVGPAGATTPDPVGLRARSTLARPGAQFPSRRDRPPG encoded by the coding sequence TTGGCGGACATCAATCACTTTGAGTACGGCTGGATCACACCGGCGCTCAGTTACGCGCTGTCGGTGCTCGGCTCGATCCTCGGGCTGATCTGTGCCGGCCGGATCCGGACCGCGACCAGCACGGGTCAGAAGGTCTGGTGGGGGACGCTGGCCGCCTGGGCTCTCGGCGGCACCGCGATCTGGACCATGCACTTCATGGCGATGCTGGGCTTCGCGGTGACCGGGTCCCGGATCCGCTACGACGTGCCGATCACCGTCGCCAGCGCGCTGATCGCGGTGCTGGCGGTCGGCATCGGGCTGACGATCGTGGGCACCGGCCGACTCTCGGCGGTGCGCATCGGCGCCGGTGGCCTGTTCACCGGCGCCGGGGTGGCGGCGATGCACTACAGCGGGATGGCCGCGATGCGGTTGGACGGCCGGCTGCTCTACGACAACTTCCGGGTGGGCCTGTCGGTGTTGATCGCCGTGGTCGCGGCGACCGTCGCGCTCTGGCTGGCGGTGACCGTCCGCCGCGGGTCGGCCATCTTCGCCTCTGCGTTGGTGATGGGCGTGGCGGTCAACGGCATGCACTTCACCGGGATGAGCGCCCTGTCGGTGCACCTGCACGAGCAGCGCGGCGAGGTCACCGGTGCCGGGGTGGGCACGCTGCTGATCCCGATCGTGCTGCTGGTGATCTTCGGTGTGGTGGGACTGGTCTACGCGCTGCTCGCCGCGCCCACCGACGAGGACCGGGCCGCCGTCGCGTATCTCGACGCCCGGCAGACACCGGCGTCGTCCGGGGTCGGTCCGGCCGGGGCGACCACGCCCGACCCGGTGGGGCTGCGCGCCCGATCCACCCTGGCCCGCCCGGGCGCACAGTTCCCGTCCCGCCGGGACCGTCCGCCGGGCTGA
- a CDS encoding type II toxin-antitoxin system Phd/YefM family antitoxin, which yields MAVPALTPRNGPARSLPLREVRTRLSQLVALAALTDTVTVVTRDGDPRPVAAIVPAVAARTAAEARADADRLAEVTAGWSRRLDAQRQQSSRRHAAELRAVTSALAEVWAELDRRVPPGTDSLLARLRAAHADLLAD from the coding sequence ATGGCTGTCCCCGCCCTCACCCCCCGAAACGGCCCGGCGCGCTCGCTGCCCCTGCGCGAGGTGCGCACCCGACTCAGCCAACTCGTCGCCCTTGCGGCGCTGACCGACACCGTCACCGTGGTCACCCGCGACGGCGATCCCCGCCCGGTCGCCGCGATCGTGCCGGCGGTCGCCGCCCGCACCGCCGCCGAGGCCCGCGCCGACGCCGACCGCCTCGCCGAGGTCACCGCCGGGTGGTCCCGGCGCCTCGACGCCCAGCGGCAGCAGAGCAGCCGCCGGCACGCCGCCGAGCTGCGTGCGGTCACCTCGGCGCTCGCCGAAGTGTGGGCCGAGCTGGATCGGCGGGTTCCGCCGGGCACCGACTCGCTGCTCGCGCGGCTGCGCGCGGCCCACGCCGACCTGCTCGCCGACTGA
- a CDS encoding transporter substrate-binding domain-containing protein: protein MSEFDGSATGAGPERAGGPGGTARGRRLRLVALLLLLVVLVAAVVRVVAAVGPPSREQLRERAGLTGKQTLLIGVKDDQPGVSQQLENGAFEGFDIEIAYMIADDLGFDAPRVTFLPIESEDRARRQARTTDGRFVTVDLVVASYSITERRREQGVIFSAPYLETEQSVVTLASDDRPVTSLRDLAGRKVCTISTSTSERNLTELGAQARGRNRISECIQELYDGTVDAVTTDAAILAGFVGPRPAGELPPMTKLERVRELRHWDVGADGSELWGVNTGTKPELRDLVNLSLQESATGPDGDRWRSAFDRYLGAEQKYNDPQQVAVDRQPEPAPEDMVEVRRWPWERFALPYPHRPRPVPPTGARAPARRNSGC from the coding sequence ATGAGCGAGTTCGACGGATCGGCCACGGGCGCGGGCCCGGAGCGGGCCGGTGGACCCGGTGGCACGGCGCGCGGCCGGCGGCTGCGCCTCGTCGCGTTGCTCCTGCTGCTGGTGGTGCTCGTCGCCGCGGTGGTCCGGGTGGTCGCCGCCGTCGGGCCACCCAGCCGTGAGCAACTGCGCGAACGCGCCGGGCTGACCGGCAAGCAGACCCTGCTCATCGGCGTCAAGGACGACCAGCCGGGGGTGTCGCAGCAACTGGAGAACGGCGCGTTCGAGGGTTTCGACATCGAGATCGCCTACATGATCGCGGACGACCTGGGCTTCGATGCCCCGCGGGTGACCTTCCTGCCCATCGAGAGCGAGGACCGCGCCCGCAGGCAGGCTCGCACCACCGACGGCCGGTTCGTCACCGTCGACCTGGTGGTCGCCTCGTACAGCATCACCGAGCGGCGCCGCGAGCAGGGGGTGATCTTCTCCGCGCCCTATCTGGAGACCGAACAGTCGGTGGTCACCCTCGCCTCGGACGATCGTCCGGTGACCAGCCTGCGCGATCTCGCCGGCCGGAAGGTCTGCACCATCTCGACGTCGACCTCGGAGCGGAACCTGACCGAGTTGGGGGCGCAGGCGCGGGGCCGCAACCGGATCAGCGAGTGCATCCAGGAGCTGTACGACGGCACCGTGGACGCGGTCACCACCGACGCGGCGATCCTGGCCGGCTTCGTGGGCCCCCGCCCGGCCGGCGAGCTGCCCCCGATGACCAAACTGGAGCGGGTGCGGGAGCTGCGGCACTGGGACGTCGGCGCCGACGGTTCGGAGCTGTGGGGCGTCAACACCGGCACCAAACCGGAGCTGCGCGACCTGGTCAACCTCTCGCTCCAGGAGTCGGCGACCGGGCCGGACGGGGACCGCTGGCGGTCGGCCTTCGACAGGTACCTCGGCGCCGAGCAGAAGTACAACGACCCGCAGCAGGTCGCGGTGGACCGCCAGCCGGAACCCGCGCCGGAGGACATGGTGGAGGTGCGGCGGTGGCCGTGGGAGAGGTTCGCGCTGCCATATCCGCACCGACCACGGCCGGTGCCGCCGACCGGCGCTCGGGCGCCCGCCAGGCGCAACAGTGGCTGCTGA